Genomic DNA from Halorussus rarus:
CTGGTCGCGAAGGTCCTCGAGTACAACGACACGATGACCCAGAGCCAGATCGCCGAGGAGTCGCTGCTGCCCGACCGCACGGTCCGGTACGCCCTGAACCGGCTCGACGACGAGGGCGTCGTCAGCTCCCGGTTCTCGTTCTCGGACGCCCGGAAGCGGCTCTACACGCTGGACCTCGAGTAGCGACACCGTCGACGGCGTTCGGTCGGTCGAACAGTTCCGCGGCAAGTCGACCGATTTCGCGCCCGATCCGTTCTCGAAGTACCCGGCGCCTACCGCGTCGGAATCTGCGTTCTCACTGAACGGCCAGGTATCGCGTCGGACCGCGTTACGACTCCGGCGACCGGGCCAGCCCGTGCCAGACCACCGACCAGTCGGCCGGGCTGAGCAGGCCGCACGCGGTCGCGGCGACGAGCACGACGGTGCCCGCCTGGTCGCCGGCCGCGATGGGATTCGCCAGGACGCCCGCCGCGACCAGGCCGAACGGGAGCGCCAGCGCGAGCGGCAGGAGCGCGGCGGCGCGGACGACCCACTCGGGCGTGGCCGGCGGGACGCGGGTGACCTCCACGCGCACGAGGCTGCCCGACAGGACGTTTTGGAGTCCGGGCCGCCCCGCCGCCGACGCGGCGTCGCTCGGCAGGACGGTGACCGTGTAGCTGGCGTCGACGAGGTGGAGCGGAACGAGGTGGAGCAGTTCGTGAACGCAGATACCGACCGCGAGCGTCGCGAGGAAGAGGGCTCCGAGCGCGATCCCGTGGACGACGGTGTGCATCGACGGTGCGCAGTGTTCGTTCGGGGGACTCAACTGTTACGATACCGGGCCGGGGTCGACCCGGCGGGCCGACGGCGGCGAGCGGCCGAAGTATTGAGGGACGCGGCCGCCGTTCGACGCACCGTGACGACCGACCAGTTCCAGCCGAACGACCTCGAGGAGGGACGCCGCGTCCGCGTCGAGTGGTCGCCCCGGGGTGGTCGCGGTCCCGGCGACGACGCGACGGGCGAAGTCACTCGCGTCTGGCGGCCGGACGGCGACGTCGAGGAGTTCACGGTGGACGTAGACGACGGCGCCATCAACGTGTACGCCGACTACCGCAATCCCGTGGTCGAGCGCGTGGAGGGCGGGCTCGACGGCGACGAGCCCGAGACCGAGACGGTGGGCCGCCTCGACCGCATCGTGCCCGCCGGCGGGTAATATCCGTTACCGCGGACCGCGCCGACCGTAGTCGCGTTTACCCGTCGTTAAACAATCAATTAGTCGCTGGCAAAAACATTGACCACAGTTAGCACACAATCGTGTCGTGGGGGATGACCTATGGGGACTTCCGAACACGACACCGGTGTCACGTTCGACCCGGACACCGACACGTACCGACTGCACCACGACTGGCGGGGCGACGAGTCGGTCAGCGCCGCCGTCGTCAGGGGGGTCGCGGCGGTGACGAACACCGCGCCGACCGAGCTCGACCCGCTGTTCGAGACGCTCGACCCCGACGCGCTCGACCAGCTGTACCGATCGACGGCCCGCGGTCCCGGTCGCGGGGACTGCTGGGTGTCGTTCTGCTACAACGACTGCGCGGTGACCGTCGCCGCGACCGGGGAGATAGCCATCGCACCGGACGGGGTGGCCGAGCCGGTCTCGGCGGACGTACCACGGAGCCTCCGGGACAGATGAAGCGACTGCTCAACGAACACACCGGTACGCTCCACCGGCTCCAGCCCGGGTCGACCGGCGGGTCGACCGCCTGCGGCGCGCTCCGACACGTGCCGCGCCGGTACGTCACGACCGTCGGGACCGACGACGCCCTGCTCGGCGAGGACGTCGAGCGGTGCGGTCGGTGCTTCGAGGACGCGGGGGGCTACTGACCGCCCTCCCGTTCGAACGGACGACCTGCAACGGGGGCCCGGAGCGGTGGCTCGTATCCACACGCATTTGACCGCTGGTTGCGTACGGGCACCCATGAACGCCGAAGACGTGGCGGAGCTCATCGAGGACAACATCGAGGACGCCGAGGCGACGGTCACGCACCCGCGCGGGCCGGAGGACGAGGACCACCTCGCTGCCGTCGTGGTCTCGCCCGCGTTCGAGGGCGAACTGCTCGTCGACCAGCACGAGATGGTGTACGACGCGCTCGGCGACCACATGACCGAGGACATCCACGCGCTCGAACTCCAGACCTACACGCCCGACGAGTACGAGGAGCACGGCGAGTAACGCACGGGCGGTGAGCGACGAGAGCGAGTGCGAGCAGCCGACCGACTCACTCGGCCCGCCGCTCGAACGACTCCATGGCGACGACCGCGTTGTTCAGCGGGTGGTAGCCCGGTTCGACCGCGGTGCCGCGGTTCGGCCCGTCGCGCTCGTTCTCCCGGGAGAGCCGCTCGTACCAGTTGCCGTACTTCGGGTTGACGAAGTGCTCGTCGGCGTAGGCCCAGAGCCGGTCGTACCACGCCAGGTAGTCGTCGTCGCGCTCCGAGAGCAGCGCCGCCGCCCCGATGGCCTCGGCGACCGCCCAGCCGTACTTGTCGGCGACGACCGGTTCGCCGTCGGCCTCGACGGTGTAGTAGAAGCCGCCGTACTCGTCGTCCCACCAGTCGGTCGCGGCGTCGAACAGTTCCCGGGCGCGCTCGGCCGGCCACTCCTCCGGCCGGTGGCGGTCGAGGACGAGGAGGAGCTTCGCCCACTCGGCGTGGTGGCCCGGCTGGTACCCCCAGGGCCGGAACTGGTGGCGCGGCTCGTCACGGTTGTACGACAGGTCCGGCTCCCACGCCTCGGTGTAGTGCTCCCAGAGCAGGTCGTCGGTCTGGCTCGCGACCTCGCGGACGAACGAGTCGGCGATCCGGTACGCCCGGTCGAGGAACTCCGCCTCGCCGGTCGCTTCGTGGGCGGCCAGCATCGCCTCGCAGGCGTGCATGTTGGCGTTCTGGCCGCGATAGGAGGCGAGCTCGCTCCAGTCGCCGTCCGCGCGGTCCGCGCACAGGCCGCGGTCGGGCTCCCAGAACTGCTCGTCGATGACCCCGAACGCGCGGTCGAGTTCCCGCCGGGCGCCGGGAATCCCGGCCTCCACGGCCCTGGCGGCCGCGAGCAGGACGAACGCGTGGCCGTAGCAGTACCGTGTGTCGTCGACGGTCTCGCGGCCCGCGAGCAGCCAGTCGTACCCCTCGCGGTCGGCGTCCCAGTGGGCGTTCGCGAGGAAGGTCAGCCCCCGCTCGGCCGCAGGTCGGCACCAGTCCGGTCCGCCCAGCGCCGCCCCGAGGCTGAAGTTGTGGACCGCCCGCGCGGTCGCGACCAGGTGCTTCGTCTCGCCGTCGTAGACGTGGCCGGTCCGCTCGTCGAGTTGGGCCACGTACCCGCCGAACCGGTCGTCGAGGCACGCCGGATGGTAGAAGTTCAGCACGTCGCGGACCTGCCGCCACAGCATCGCGGGCTCCCGGTAGACGGTCGCGGCCATACCGGGACGTGGCCGGGCCCGCGGTTAAATCCCGGCGGTCGTACCGGCGGCGCCCACCGCCCGCCGCGCCGAGTTTCCAACGGTGGAAGTCGGTCCGTAACGCGGTTACCGCCGGACTACGGCCGACTCGAAGTCTCCGCGTGGGCGCAGTCACTCCGAGCGCGACACGGCGACGGGAGCGCGACGCCGACCGTATCGCCGGCCTACGATTGCTTAAGCGCCACATAACTTTCTCCGACCGTCCCCAGCGACCGGACGAGAGATGTACTGCACCGCACGCCGAGCGACTCACCGTCGGGCCGGGCCGCCGCGAGGATGAACGCCGACACGGTCCTCACGGCGGTCGTCGGCCTGTGCTGCGTGCTCGCCATCGGCGCGACCTCGACGACGCTCGACTCGACCGTCGCGACCGACCCGGAGGAGGTCACGAACTTCGACTACTCGAAGGTCCCGATCGGGTCCGGGCCGGCCCAGGCGCTCGACGACGCCATCGACAGCGGCCGCTCGGACGGGGCGGAGTCGGGGTCGGCGTCGTCGGGTGGTTCGAACGACGGGTCGGGCTCGAAGAGCGCCGGTTCGCGGCCCGCCGAAGAGGGGAGCCGGACCGGCCAGGCGTCGAAGTCCGGCGGCGGCCAGCAGCAGAACCAGAACGGCGGGAGCGGCGACGGCCAGCAGCAGAGCGGCGGCAGCGGCGGCGACGATCAGCGCAGTTCGGGCGGCAGCGACTCGAAGCAGGACCAGTCCGGCGACGGGACGCGGCTCGCCGAGCCGAGCCTGCTCGACAGACTGCTGTGGCTGCTCCAGGACCTGCTCGACCTCCTGCTGGCGGTGCTGCCGTGGGCCGTGCTGGCGGCGATGCTCGCCGCCGCGTACCGGTACCGCGACCGACTCCTCGTCGGCGATCCGATTGATGCCGACGACGAGGACGGCGAAGCGCCGCCGCGCGACCCGAGCCCCGACAACGACGTCGCGTCGGCGTGGTTCGAGATGGTCGAGCGCCTCGGCCTCGCGGACCGCCGGGACCTCACCCCGCGGGAGTGCGCGGCGGCCGCCAGCGACCGGGGCGTCGACCCCGACGCCGCGCGGTCGCTGACCGCGCTGTTCGAGGAGGTCCGGTACGGCGGCGCCCGCGTGACCGACGAGCGGCGGCGTCGGGCCGAGCAGACCCTGAGCGAGGTCCGGTCGCAACTGGAGGGCTCCCGGTGAAGCGGTACCGGGTGGCGTCGGGCGCCGCCGGCGTCGTCGCGCTCGCCGCGGCGCTCGCGCTCGGCGGGAGTCCGGCCGGCGGCGCGGTGGCGGCTCTGGTGAGGGCGCTCGGCAACGACTACTTCGTGGTAGCGGCGTTCGCCGGTGCGGGGCTGCTGGTCGCCGCCTCGGTGATGGCGTCGCGGGAGCGAAGCGGTATCAGTCAGACCGAGACGCCGACGCCCGAGCGACCGGTCACCGCGCCCGCCGCGGGCGACGCCGTCGACGAGGCGCTGGCGAGCCGAACCGCGCTGCTCCCGGTGGTCGGCGAGGCCCGCCGCGAGCAGTTACGCGAGCGACTCCGGACCGCCGCGGTCGAGACCCGGGTCCGGCGGGGCGAGTGCGGTCCGGAAGAAGCCCGCCGCCGGCTCGACGAAGGGACCTGGACCGACGACCCTGAGGCCGCGGCGTTCCTCGCCGGCCGCGACCCGGGAACCGACGCCCGCGTCGCGGCGGTCCTGCGGGCCGAACCCTGGAGTCGTCGCGGCGCCCGCCGGGCCGTGCGGGCCGTCGCCGACCGGGAGGGCGAGCAGTGACGCCCGCTCCCCGGCGGGAGGTGCCGGCGTGACCGGGACCAACCGGTGGCGCGGTATCGTCGCGGTGACGCTGCTCGTGGGCGGCGTCGGCGTCCTGGCCGACCGCCCGGACATGGTCCTGGTGTCGGTCGTCGGCGTGGCGTTCGCGGTCTACCCCCGGCTCTCGCCCGCGCCGCCGTCCGCGCCCGACCTCGAGATCGAACGTCGCGTCGGCGACCACGCGCCCGACCCGGGCAGCGCGGTCGAGGTGAGCGTGACGGTGCGCAACGTCGGCGGCGACGCGCTGGCCGACGTCCGCGTCGTCGACGGCGTCCCGCCCGCGCTGACGGTCACCGGGGGGTCGCCGCGGTACGGCGGCCCGCTCCGGCCCGGCGACGAGGCGACGTTCGACTACGCGGTCCGGGCCGAGGAGGGCAAGCACGGCTTCGAGCCGGCGACGGTCGTCGTCCGGGACCTGAGCGGCGCCCGCGAGGTCGAGACCCCGGTCGAGGCCGAGACCGAGATCGACTGCACCGCCGCCCGCGAGACCCCGCCCAAGCGCGACCTCGCGGTCAGGGACGCCGGCGAACTCCTCACCGACACCGGCGGGGCCGGCATCGAGTTCCACCAGACCCGCGAGTATCGGGCGGGCGACGCGATGAGCCGCATCGACTGGAAGCGGTTCGCCCGGGTCGGCGAGCTCACCACCGTCGAGTACCGCGAGGAGCGCAGCGCCGCCGTCGTGCTGGTCGTCGACGCCCGCGAGCCGGCATACCGGGCCGCCGGCGACGGGCCCCACGCGGTCGTCCGGAGCGTCACCGCGGCCCAGCGGCTCGTCGGCGCGCTGCTGGGCGAGCGCAACCGGGTCGGGGTGACGGCGCTCGGCCGCGAGGACTGCTGGCTCGCGCCGGGCGCGGGCGCCGAGCACCGCGCCAGGGCGGAGCGGCTGCTGGCGACCCACCCGGCGTTCGCGGCCGCGCCGCCGGACGAAGACGACTGCGCGCCGGTCGAGGACCAGGTGAACCGACTGCGGCGCCACCTGTCGGGCGACGCCCAGGTGCTGCTGCTCACGCCGCTGTGCGACGACGGCGCGGTGACGGCCGCGAGCACACTCGAAGCCCGCGGCCACCGCGTGACGGTCGTGAGTCCGGACGCGACCGACGACGGGACGCCGGGCCGGCGGCTGGCGGCGACCGAGCGGGAGAACCGGGTCGCGTCGCTCCGCCGGCGACAGATTCCGGTGGTCGACTGGGCCGACGGCGAGGGCCTGGTCGCCGCGGTCGCCAAGGCGGGCCACACGGGGGTGCCCTGATGGCGGGCGGCGTCGGAGAGACGGTCGGCGGGGACCGGGCCCAGACGAGCCGTGACGCCGCGGCGACGACGGACACCGACGATGTGACAGCCGACGCTGGGAACGCGACCAGGGCGATAGGGCCCGATTCCGGCGAAACGAACGCGACCGACGACGCAGGGGTCGACGAGGGCGTCGCCGTCGGTCGCCGCCCGACCCGACTCAGCGCCGGGCTCGGCGCGCTCGCCCTGGCGGCGGGGACGCTCCTCGTCGCGGGGCCCGGCGGGGCCGCGGTCGGCCTGGTCCTGGTCGGCCTCGTCGCGATGGCAGTGGGCGACGAACTCCGGGCGCGGGACCGGCGGGCGCAGTCGGTGGCCGCGCTCGCCGCCGGGGGCGCCGTCGGCCTGCTCGGCGTCGCCGGGGGCGCGGCGCTCGCCGGCACCTTCCCCGCGACGCTCCGGGCGCTGCCCGGGCTGCTCGGCGTCCTCCTGTTCGGCGCGGGCGCGGCACCGGCGCGAGGGGAGGGGTCGCGGGCGCTGGTGAAACTCGGCGCGGGTTTCGTCCTCGTCGGCGTCCTGGTCGCGGGCGTGTTCGACGCGGTGCCGGCCGGGACGCTGGTCGCCGGCGCGACCGCCGCGGTCGTCGGCTGGGATCTCGGCGAGAACGCCGTCAACGTCGGCGAGCAGTTGGGCCGAGCTGCCTCGACCTGGCGGACCGAGACCGTCCACGCTGCCGGCGCGACTCTGGTCGGCATCGCGGCGGTCCTGCTGGGCGACCTCGTGGGCGGAATCGGGTCGAGCGGGCTGTCGCTGCCGGCGCTCGCGCTGCTGCTCGTCGCTGTCGTCCTCCTCAGTATCGCGCTCCACGAGTAGACCGGTACGGTTGCGGGCGCTTCCGTGCGATATATCAGACAGGTCAGGAAGGGCATGATTTATGCCCTGCATCTCTGAACTCCCACCGTGAAGCGAGCGTCGACACGGGCACTCGCCGTCGTCCTCGTCGTCGGTTTCGGCGTCTCGACGGCCGGTCTCGCGGCAGTCGGCTCTCCGGCCGGCGCCGCCGCGGCCGACGGGGCGCAGCAAGTGACCTACGTCGAGGACGACGTCACCGAGAACACGACCTGGACCGCAGCCGGCGGCCCGTACCGCGTCGTCGCGGACGTGACCGTCGAGGCCGGCGCGACGCTGCGCGTCGAACCCGGAACGAGCGTCCAGTTCGCCGAGGACATCGCGATCCGGGTCGAGGGGAACCTCTCTGCCGCGGGGACGGCGGCCGACCCCGTCTCGTTCGGGACCGCGCCCGGCGCGCCCGACCGCGTCCGGTGGGCCACCATCCGCTACGCCGGCGGGGCGGACTCGCACCTCTCGCTGTCGCACGTCGCGGTCGAGCGGGCCCGGAACGGACTCACCGTGAGCAGCGCGGCCGGCGCGGTCCGGGTCTCGGACGCCACCTTCCGGGACGTCGCCGGCG
This window encodes:
- a CDS encoding DUF7519 family protein produces the protein MAGGVGETVGGDRAQTSRDAAATTDTDDVTADAGNATRAIGPDSGETNATDDAGVDEGVAVGRRPTRLSAGLGALALAAGTLLVAGPGGAAVGLVLVGLVAMAVGDELRARDRRAQSVAALAAGGAVGLLGVAGGAALAGTFPATLRALPGLLGVLLFGAGAAPARGEGSRALVKLGAGFVLVGVLVAGVFDAVPAGTLVAGATAAVVGWDLGENAVNVGEQLGRAASTWRTETVHAAGATLVGIAAVLLGDLVGGIGSSGLSLPALALLLVAVVLLSIALHE
- a CDS encoding DUF7269 family protein, with product MKRYRVASGAAGVVALAAALALGGSPAGGAVAALVRALGNDYFVVAAFAGAGLLVAASVMASRERSGISQTETPTPERPVTAPAAGDAVDEALASRTALLPVVGEARREQLRERLRTAAVETRVRRGECGPEEARRRLDEGTWTDDPEAAAFLAGRDPGTDARVAAVLRAEPWSRRGARRAVRAVADREGEQ
- a CDS encoding AGE family epimerase/isomerase, which gives rise to MAATVYREPAMLWRQVRDVLNFYHPACLDDRFGGYVAQLDERTGHVYDGETKHLVATARAVHNFSLGAALGGPDWCRPAAERGLTFLANAHWDADREGYDWLLAGRETVDDTRYCYGHAFVLLAAARAVEAGIPGARRELDRAFGVIDEQFWEPDRGLCADRADGDWSELASYRGQNANMHACEAMLAAHEATGEAEFLDRAYRIADSFVREVASQTDDLLWEHYTEAWEPDLSYNRDEPRHQFRPWGYQPGHHAEWAKLLLVLDRHRPEEWPAERARELFDAATDWWDDEYGGFYYTVEADGEPVVADKYGWAVAEAIGAAALLSERDDDYLAWYDRLWAYADEHFVNPKYGNWYERLSRENERDGPNRGTAVEPGYHPLNNAVVAMESFERRAE
- a CDS encoding HalOD1 output domain-containing protein; amino-acid sequence: MGTSEHDTGVTFDPDTDTYRLHHDWRGDESVSAAVVRGVAAVTNTAPTELDPLFETLDPDALDQLYRSTARGPGRGDCWVSFCYNDCAVTVAATGEIAIAPDGVAEPVSADVPRSLRDR
- a CDS encoding DUF58 domain-containing protein, with translation MTGTNRWRGIVAVTLLVGGVGVLADRPDMVLVSVVGVAFAVYPRLSPAPPSAPDLEIERRVGDHAPDPGSAVEVSVTVRNVGGDALADVRVVDGVPPALTVTGGSPRYGGPLRPGDEATFDYAVRAEEGKHGFEPATVVVRDLSGAREVETPVEAETEIDCTAARETPPKRDLAVRDAGELLTDTGGAGIEFHQTREYRAGDAMSRIDWKRFARVGELTTVEYREERSAAVVLVVDAREPAYRAAGDGPHAVVRSVTAAQRLVGALLGERNRVGVTALGREDCWLAPGAGAEHRARAERLLATHPAFAAAPPDEDDCAPVEDQVNRLRRHLSGDAQVLLLTPLCDDGAVTAASTLEARGHRVTVVSPDATDDGTPGRRLAATERENRVASLRRRQIPVVDWADGEGLVAAVAKAGHTGVP
- a CDS encoding BolA family protein is translated as MNAEDVAELIEDNIEDAEATVTHPRGPEDEDHLAAVVVSPAFEGELLVDQHEMVYDALGDHMTEDIHALELQTYTPDEYEEHGE
- a CDS encoding MarR family transcriptional regulator → MSASETARPENGRLTGENVTEEIRDLPPSAKLVAKVLEYNDTMTQSQIAEESLLPDRTVRYALNRLDDEGVVSSRFSFSDARKRLYTLDLE
- a CDS encoding DUF4129 domain-containing protein; amino-acid sequence: MNADTVLTAVVGLCCVLAIGATSTTLDSTVATDPEEVTNFDYSKVPIGSGPAQALDDAIDSGRSDGAESGSASSGGSNDGSGSKSAGSRPAEEGSRTGQASKSGGGQQQNQNGGSGDGQQQSGGSGGDDQRSSGGSDSKQDQSGDGTRLAEPSLLDRLLWLLQDLLDLLLAVLPWAVLAAMLAAAYRYRDRLLVGDPIDADDEDGEAPPRDPSPDNDVASAWFEMVERLGLADRRDLTPRECAAAASDRGVDPDAARSLTALFEEVRYGGARVTDERRRRAEQTLSEVRSQLEGSR